The following coding sequences are from one Coffea arabica cultivar ET-39 chromosome 11e, Coffea Arabica ET-39 HiFi, whole genome shotgun sequence window:
- the LOC113717668 gene encoding nuclear transport factor 2-like isoform X1, producing the protein MGTAASEGSSPVEVPQAQLVAKYFVSYYYSLLHKSPERLFRFYKDGSMADWPLTSETTLKGINDMIMSSDYKGCSAEIIDVRAQDSRKGIVVAVKGFFEKERVRRSFYQWFFLAPQETGYFVLNDILFVDGDSNENVTSTPISSDPEPADVPTQSKPAGTSTCPQAMGNAKTASNVTDTAAEITTTTTKQSIDNAETVSNATGPAAEVTAKQSIDNAETVVSNATDTAPEVTKQSIENAGVTKQSNTPSQNVKHERPKISYASVVAKESKRASPADNSGYKIVRVAPTANQQSSASSPSKSKSMTQEQPPPIFSSIEIKNTNNDNSVCGEAVISKSIHVQNLPPDVTKNELADAVKKFGRIRQGGVQLKIYEDGFCYGFVDFNSPDSAKAAVEAQNVTLRGYVARISYKKSPNRAGNGTTRASGGNFKGQENGEYEDGNEAVDVGWARGRGFNGQNGESVSRSSRDGRAHNSQGRNERGKSEDANQRNDRRNKRADGESGSK; encoded by the exons ATGGGAACTGCGGCATCAGAAGGAAGCTCGCCAGTAGAGGTGCCACAGGCTCAATTAGTTGCAAAGTATTTTGTCtcctattattattcactcctCCATAAAAGCCCTGAGCGCTTGTTTCGATTTTATAAGGATGGAAGTATGGCAGACTGGCCATTGACTTCAGAGACAACCCTAAAA GGGATAAATGACATGATCATGTCCTCAGACTATAAGGGCTGCTCGGCAGAGATCATTGATGTCCGTGCCCAAGACTCGAGGAAGGGGATCGTTGTGGCAGTAAAAGGTTTTTTTGAGAAGGAGAGAGTGAGAAGGTCATTTTATCAATGGTTTTTTCTTGCCCCACAGGAGACTGGATATTTTGTCTTGAATGATATATTGTTTGTGGATGGTGACAGTAATGAAAACGTTACAAGTACTCCTATTTCCAGTGATCCAG AACCTGCTGATGTTCCTACTCAATCTAAGCCAGCAGGGACGTCTACTTGCCCACAGGCAATGGGCAATGCCAAAACTGCGTCAAACGTTACTGATACAGCTGCTGaaattactactactactactaaacAGTCAATAGACAATGCTGAAACAGTGTCAAACGCCACTGGCCCAGCTGCTGAAGTTACTGCTAAACAGTCGATAGACAATGCTGAAACCGTCGTGTCAAACGCCACTGACACAGCTCCTGAAGTCACTAAACAGTCGATAGAAAATGCTGGAGTTACTAAACAGTCAAATACCCCAAGCCAGAATGTGAAACATGAACGGCCGAAAATTTCATATGCATCAGTG GTGGCAAAAGAGAGCAAAAGAGCATCTCCTGCAGATAATTCTGGTTATAAAATCGTAAGAGTAGCTCCAACTGCTAACCAGCAGTCTTCTGCATCTTCCCCATCAAAGAGTAAAAGCATGACGCAGGAACAACCTCCTCCTATTTTCAGTTcaatagaaataaaaaatactAATAATGATAACAGTGTCTGCGGCGAAG CTGTCATATCTAAGAGCATACATGTACAAAATTTGCCTCCCGATgtaacaaaaaatgaattggctGATGCTGTCAAGAAATTTGGACGAATTAGGCAAGGTGGCGTCCAGCTCAAAATATACGAG GATGGGTTCTGTTATGGCTTTGTGGATTTTAATTCTCCTGACTCTGCAAAAGCTGCAGTTGAG GCTCAGAATGTTACTCTAAGGGGTTATGTCGCTCGCATATCCTACAAGAAATCTCCTAACAGAG CTGGCAACGGCACGACCAGGGCTAGTGGGGGAAATTTCAAGGGCCAGGAAAATGGAGAATATGAAGATGGCAATGAAGCAGTTGATGTGGGCTGGGCTCGCGGTCGTGGCTTTAATGGACAAAATGGGGAATCCGTCAGCCGAAGCAGCAGGGATGGAAGAGCACATAACAGTCAGGGGAGGAACGAAAGGGGAAAGAGTGAAGATGCAAATCAGAGGAATGACAGAAGGAACAAAAGAGCAGATGGTGAAAGTGGATCGAAATAG
- the LOC113717668 gene encoding nuclear transport factor 2-like isoform X2, with amino-acid sequence MIMSSDYKGCSAEIIDVRAQDSRKGIVVAVKGFFEKERVRRSFYQWFFLAPQETGYFVLNDILFVDGDSNENVTSTPISSDPEPADVPTQSKPAGTSTCPQAMGNAKTASNVTDTAAEITTTTTKQSIDNAETVSNATGPAAEVTAKQSIDNAETVVSNATDTAPEVTKQSIENAGVTKQSNTPSQNVKHERPKISYASVVAKESKRASPADNSGYKIVRVAPTANQQSSASSPSKSKSMTQEQPPPIFSSIEIKNTNNDNSVCGEAVISKSIHVQNLPPDVTKNELADAVKKFGRIRQGGVQLKIYEDGFCYGFVDFNSPDSAKAAVEAQNVTLRGYVARISYKKSPNRAGNGTTRASGGNFKGQENGEYEDGNEAVDVGWARGRGFNGQNGESVSRSSRDGRAHNSQGRNERGKSEDANQRNDRRNKRADGESGSK; translated from the exons ATGATCATGTCCTCAGACTATAAGGGCTGCTCGGCAGAGATCATTGATGTCCGTGCCCAAGACTCGAGGAAGGGGATCGTTGTGGCAGTAAAAGGTTTTTTTGAGAAGGAGAGAGTGAGAAGGTCATTTTATCAATGGTTTTTTCTTGCCCCACAGGAGACTGGATATTTTGTCTTGAATGATATATTGTTTGTGGATGGTGACAGTAATGAAAACGTTACAAGTACTCCTATTTCCAGTGATCCAG AACCTGCTGATGTTCCTACTCAATCTAAGCCAGCAGGGACGTCTACTTGCCCACAGGCAATGGGCAATGCCAAAACTGCGTCAAACGTTACTGATACAGCTGCTGaaattactactactactactaaacAGTCAATAGACAATGCTGAAACAGTGTCAAACGCCACTGGCCCAGCTGCTGAAGTTACTGCTAAACAGTCGATAGACAATGCTGAAACCGTCGTGTCAAACGCCACTGACACAGCTCCTGAAGTCACTAAACAGTCGATAGAAAATGCTGGAGTTACTAAACAGTCAAATACCCCAAGCCAGAATGTGAAACATGAACGGCCGAAAATTTCATATGCATCAGTG GTGGCAAAAGAGAGCAAAAGAGCATCTCCTGCAGATAATTCTGGTTATAAAATCGTAAGAGTAGCTCCAACTGCTAACCAGCAGTCTTCTGCATCTTCCCCATCAAAGAGTAAAAGCATGACGCAGGAACAACCTCCTCCTATTTTCAGTTcaatagaaataaaaaatactAATAATGATAACAGTGTCTGCGGCGAAG CTGTCATATCTAAGAGCATACATGTACAAAATTTGCCTCCCGATgtaacaaaaaatgaattggctGATGCTGTCAAGAAATTTGGACGAATTAGGCAAGGTGGCGTCCAGCTCAAAATATACGAG GATGGGTTCTGTTATGGCTTTGTGGATTTTAATTCTCCTGACTCTGCAAAAGCTGCAGTTGAG GCTCAGAATGTTACTCTAAGGGGTTATGTCGCTCGCATATCCTACAAGAAATCTCCTAACAGAG CTGGCAACGGCACGACCAGGGCTAGTGGGGGAAATTTCAAGGGCCAGGAAAATGGAGAATATGAAGATGGCAATGAAGCAGTTGATGTGGGCTGGGCTCGCGGTCGTGGCTTTAATGGACAAAATGGGGAATCCGTCAGCCGAAGCAGCAGGGATGGAAGAGCACATAACAGTCAGGGGAGGAACGAAAGGGGAAAGAGTGAAGATGCAAATCAGAGGAATGACAGAAGGAACAAAAGAGCAGATGGTGAAAGTGGATCGAAATAG
- the LOC113717953 gene encoding ninja-family protein AFP3, with translation MKALDMHVCVPTPELECKIGFLTAFHSTGVLGDMGDSDKSKKMISRSEMENFPLDASRLSRDLLNRFMGASSSREGKLVVKEEVGDEGEEIELSLGLSLGGRFGVDKSSKKLMRSSSVAACLPVVRDDDAVAASPPPVSYPSLVRASSLPVETEEEWRKRKELQTLRRMEAKRRRSEKQRNLKADREGSGGLGEEKRDVEVNLRGRLEKDQSSVAAKRFGSSVSPPPLGMAMMAAAAGHSPMGGGIDVAMVKGKGGYLGGSGVQGFGQPLSQGSVESQGGSSSSELESRPLQGSSSCDDLSPVSFKSLQEAIGQDVGSSRTKLRDSLGRTSGVEMENPSKQAEIAKNQGKEIGTNALEDMPCVFTKGDGPNGRRVDGILYKYGKGEEVRIMCVCHGNFLSPAEFVKHAGGSDVTHPLKHIVVNPNASPLM, from the exons ATGAAGGCCTTAGACATGCACGTATGCGTCCCTACACCTGAGCTTGAGTGCAAAATTGGGTTCTTGACAGCATTTCATTCAACAGGTGTTTTGGGTGATATGGGAGATAGTGATAAGAGTAAAAAAATGATTAGCAGAAGTGAAATGGAGAATTTTCCATTGGATGCAAGTAGACTTTCTAGAGACTTGTTGAATAGATTTATGGGTGCTAGTAGTTCCAGGGAAGGTAAATTGGTGGTCAAAGAAGAAGTGGGAGATGAAGGTGAGGAAATTGAGTTGAGTCTTGGGTTGTCATTGGGAGGAAGATTTGGTGTGGATAAGAGTTCAAAGAAGTTGATGAGATCATCTTCTGTAGCTGCATGTTTGCCAGTTGTGAGAGATGATGATGCTGTAGCTGCTTCACCGCCTCCGGTTTCGTATCCTAGTTTAGTGAGGGCTTCATCTCTGCCTGTTGAGACTGAAGAGGAGTGGAGGAAAAGGAAGGAGTTGCAGACTTTGAGAAGAATGGAGGCTAAGAGGAGGAGGTCAGAGAAGCAGAGGAATTTAAAGGCTGATAGAGAAGGTAGTGGAGGTTTGGGAGAAGAAAAGAGGGATGTTGAGGTGAATTTGAGGGGGAGATTGGAGAAAGATCAGTCATCGGTAGCTGCTAAAAGGTTTGGTTCATCGGTGTCACCTCCGCCTTTAGGGATGGCTATGATGGCTGCTGCTGCTGGACATTCTCCAATGGGTGGCGGAATTGATGTGGCAATGGTAAAAGGAAAAGGAGGTTATCTAGGCGGAAGTGGAGTGCAAGGTTTTGGGCAGCCACTGTCGCAAGGATCTGTGGAATCACAGGGAGGAAGTTCTTCTTCTGAGTTGGAAAGTAGACCTCTTCAAG GATCCAGCAGTTGCGATGACCTTAGTCCTGTCAGCTTTAAATCATTACAAGAAGCAATTGGTCAGGATGTTGGTTCTTCTAGGACAAAGTTAAGGGACAGTCTTGGCAGAACATCTGGTGTGGAGATGGAAAATCCTTCTAAACAAGCTGAAATTGCAAAAAATCAAGGGAAAGAAATTGGGACGAATGCGTTGGAAGACATGCCATGTGTCTTTACCAAAGGAGATGGTCCAAATGGGAGAAGAGTAGATGGAATACTATACAAGTATGGAAAGGGAGAAGAAGTAAGGATAATGTGTGTGTGTCATGGTAATTTCCTTTCCCCAGCAGAGTTTGTGAAGCATGCTGGAGGGAGCGATGTTACTCATCCACTCAAGCACATAGTAGTGAACCCTAATGCATCTCCTTtgatgtga